CGAAACCGCGGAAGCCGCCGAGCGACGGGCCGATCTCGAAGCGCTGCGTCAACGTGACGCCGTCACCGGATGGCTCGATGTCCCACGACCACGACGCGCCGTTGCCGTCGTCGCCGCCGATGACGTCGAAGGCGAAGCGGTTGCCGCGCTCAGCCGCGGTGACGACGCACGGCGTCGCCCGCTCGAAGGCGTCGGTCTTGTTCGTGCCCTTGAAGCGCGCACCTACGACCGGTGCCGCCTCCTGCGTCCAGGCGCCGGTGTGGGTCTCGGGGCTCCACTCGCCGACGCGCGTCACGTTCG
The sequence above is drawn from the Acidimicrobiales bacterium genome and encodes:
- a CDS encoding SRPBCC family protein, whose product is MTFDDMVLSDSIEIAASAEAVYDVVSNVTRVGEWSPETHTGAWTQEAAPVVGARFKGTNKTDAFERATPCVVTAAERGNRFAFDVIGGDDGNGASWSWDIEPSGDGVTLTQRFEIGPSLGGFRGFGRGKTDDEIDALVTNRIAELRAGMATSLARVKALAEPS